The genomic region TGTCATAGTATTTATGATACCTATACTGCCCACAACAATAGAGATGCTCGCGATCATTGCAATAAATATCTGGACAGCCAGCAATATTTGATTTACAGTAGACAATGCAGCTTCGGGGGTGCTTACCTCGAAATCTTCCTCGCCTTCATCCACATCGCGTCTTTTTCTCAATAATTTTTCAATATCTTCCTTCGCCTCATCTATCAGTTCCTTATTTTTTACTTTAACTGCAATTATATCCACTTCATCCCCCAGATCTAGCAGCTTATCCAAATCATCCTCATTAAAATATACTATATTATCAAATATTAGGCTGCCCTTTTTTTCGGCCACTCCGACAACATTAAACTCTTCGTCCTGTATCCTGATAGTGTCGTCGGGCAGTATTTTCTTATCAAACTGATTATCCTCTTCGATATAATTGTATCCTAAAAGCACCTCTCCCCGGTCTCCGTCTTTAAGCAGCCTTCCCTTCTCAGCCTCAATCTCTATTTGATCGTATACAAATCTCCTATCATCCCCATCAGGAAGGTTAGTTGCATATCCAAAGCTTACCTTATCATTATATTCTATCTTAATTGATTCTACATTTCTAGTAATTGTTCTTTCAACAGAATTGATATTTTCTATCTCTTTTGCATCATCTCTTGTAACAGGATTTACAACTCCTGTTCCCGGAGGCCCGTATCCACTTAATCCGCCTGCCTGTACAGTGATAACTTCGGTAGAACTGACGCCAAATTGGGAATTTATCGCTACCTTTAGCCCTTCCCCCAGGCTTATCAGAGAAACAACAGCCACCACTCCTATTAATATCCCTATTACAGTAAGCCAGCTTCTTAGTTTTTTATGTATTAAATTCTTCCATGCTATAAGAAAATAATCAAAAAACATTGTAAAAAAAGAAAGCAATCATGTTTGCTTGTTCTTCTTCCGCTTTTTCCATCTTCTCCAGACAAAGATTCCGACAACCAAAATCACTATAATTACTATTATGCCGACAGAACTATTTCCTCCACCGTTTGTTCGCTGCTGCAATTCTTTGCCTGAAAACAGCTCAAGCTTTAGATTGATATCCTCGCTGTAAAATTTCCCATTTGAATTTCTGTATTCTACATTTAAGGGCAAATTGACCTCTTCTGTGGCTCGGCCGTTCACCAATAATGTATATTCTGCGCTTTCATAATCATCAGAGTCGATGTTTCCTATATAAACCTCAGGATTTGATAATATTTCGAAATTTTCTGTTTCGCTTAACACCAAATCAACAAACTTTACATCACTGAATCCCTTATTTACAATCCTAATATCTATTGTGCCTTTTGCGCCGGCTGAGTATATGTCGGTGTTGTCAATATTTATAGAAACATCCGGC from Candidatus Woesearchaeota archaeon harbors:
- a CDS encoding FtsX-like permease family protein produces the protein MFFDYFLIAWKNLIHKKLRSWLTVIGILIGVVAVVSLISLGEGLKVAINSQFGVSSTEVITVQAGGLSGYGPPGTGVVNPVTRDDAKEIENINSVERTITRNVESIKIEYNDKVSFGYATNLPDGDDRRFVYDQIEIEAEKGRLLKDGDRGEVLLGYNYIEEDNQFDKKILPDDTIRIQDEEFNVVGVAEKKGSLIFDNIVYFNEDDLDKLLDLGDEVDIIAVKVKNKELIDEAKEDIEKLLRKRRDVDEGEEDFEVSTPEAALSTVNQILLAVQIFIAMIASISIVVGSIGIINTMTTSVLERRREIGIMKSIGARNSDIFLQFFVESGLMGLLGGVIGAILGVTIGYFGTSAINNFVGSDASPQINLLLILLTLFGSFLIGAAAGILPALKAARQNPVDVLRG